From Roseisolibacter agri, a single genomic window includes:
- a CDS encoding class I adenylate-forming enzyme family protein — protein sequence MSTFPQFPDDVDAVRRWARLAPSRVALVDDTHGARLTYAALDAASWAWAHVLRAAGVTTGDRVALLAGTRAECVALFYGCLRLGAVLVPLNWRLAPSELARVLADARPMVLVCDARHDTLAARALAVDGAPPRVATLRLDAADGVADAAPLPEPPSDAESATMLLYTSGSTGAPKGVILPRRQLLYNAVATVTGWRMTPDEVVPVSTPLFHTGGWHVFLTPVLHVGGTVVLFDGFEPARFLAGLAEHACTLAFAVPTQFTMLMAEPRWGEPLPALRRFVSGGAPCPPAVRAAIRAAGHGFQEGFGLTECGPNCFATNDETAEAHPGTVGWPIPFLSVRVVDEAGEDVPPGTPGELLLRGPQLFAGYFGAPERTAEALTADGWMRTGDLAVRDATGLTRICGRRKEMFISGGENVFPGEVEAALADCPGVAEVAVIGVPDDRWGEVGRAFVVARAGDPVDAARVVAFARGALAGYKVPKQVVLLDALPRLGSGKIDRRALAAMTEPATAGASA from the coding sequence ATGTCGACGTTCCCGCAGTTCCCCGACGACGTCGACGCGGTGCGGCGCTGGGCGCGGCTCGCGCCGTCGCGCGTCGCGCTCGTCGACGACACGCACGGTGCGCGGCTGACGTACGCGGCGCTGGACGCAGCATCGTGGGCGTGGGCGCACGTGCTGCGCGCGGCCGGGGTGACGACGGGCGACCGCGTCGCGCTGCTGGCGGGGACGCGTGCGGAGTGCGTGGCGCTCTTCTACGGCTGTCTGCGACTGGGCGCGGTGCTCGTGCCGCTCAACTGGCGACTGGCGCCGTCGGAGCTGGCGCGCGTGCTGGCCGACGCGCGGCCGATGGTGCTCGTGTGCGACGCGCGGCACGATACGCTCGCCGCACGCGCGCTCGCCGTCGATGGTGCGCCGCCGCGTGTCGCGACGCTGCGCCTGGACGCGGCGGACGGCGTCGCGGACGCGGCACCGCTCCCGGAGCCGCCGAGCGATGCCGAGTCGGCGACCATGCTGCTGTACACGTCGGGGAGTACCGGCGCGCCGAAGGGCGTGATCCTGCCGCGGCGCCAGCTGCTCTACAACGCGGTCGCGACCGTGACCGGCTGGCGGATGACCCCCGACGAGGTGGTCCCCGTGTCGACGCCGCTCTTCCACACGGGCGGATGGCACGTCTTCCTGACGCCCGTGCTGCACGTCGGCGGCACCGTCGTGCTGTTCGACGGCTTCGAGCCGGCGCGCTTCCTCGCCGGGCTCGCGGAGCACGCGTGCACGCTCGCGTTCGCGGTGCCGACGCAGTTCACGATGCTGATGGCCGAGCCGCGCTGGGGCGAGCCGCTGCCGGCGCTGCGCCGGTTCGTGTCGGGCGGCGCGCCCTGTCCGCCCGCGGTGCGCGCGGCGATCCGCGCGGCCGGCCACGGCTTCCAGGAGGGCTTCGGGCTCACCGAGTGCGGCCCGAACTGCTTCGCGACGAACGACGAGACGGCGGAGGCGCATCCGGGCACCGTCGGGTGGCCGATCCCGTTCCTGAGCGTTCGCGTGGTGGACGAGGCGGGCGAGGACGTGCCGCCAGGCACGCCCGGCGAGCTGCTGCTGCGCGGCCCGCAGCTGTTCGCCGGATACTTCGGCGCGCCCGAGCGCACGGCGGAGGCGCTGACGGCGGACGGCTGGATGCGCACCGGCGACCTCGCGGTGCGCGACGCGACGGGGCTGACGCGGATCTGCGGTCGGCGGAAGGAGATGTTCATCTCGGGTGGCGAGAACGTCTTCCCGGGGGAGGTGGAGGCGGCGCTCGCCGACTGTCCGGGCGTCGCGGAGGTCGCGGTCATCGGCGTGCCGGACGACCGGTGGGGCGAGGTGGGCCGCGCATTCGTGGTGGCGCGCGCGGGGGATCCGGTCGACGCCGCACGCGTGGTGGCGTTCGCGCGCGGCGCGCTGGCGGGCTACAAGGTGCCGAAGCAGGTCGTGCTGCTCGACGCGCTGCCGCGCCTGGGCTCGGGCAAGATCGACCGGCGCGCGCTCGCGGCGATGACCGAGCCGGCGACGGCGGGGGCGTCCGCGTGA
- a CDS encoding extracellular catalytic domain type 1 short-chain-length polyhydroxyalkanoate depolymerase, with protein MRRVALSVALALGAGLAGGGGEASAAASAPHSAGQVTYGTWGDSALPRRWRLFVPTRRDAARPAPLLVLLHGCTQDADDLARGTRMDEVAERDGFAVLYPEQPAAANGLKCWNWFDAAHTRRDAGEPALLAGLIARVAAEQKADPARVHVAGISAGGAMALILASSYPERFASVTSASGMPVGAVTSAAQAWQVMKAGATVEQSSPQAVRERMGAHARALPLLVLHGGADATVVPANGRRAAEQWAAAIGATPREPRTVPADGATRGWQQLGWRDATGRDVVEYVEIAGLGHAWSGGSKEGTYSDATGPAASDMVAAFIARHTLPTAVRKE; from the coding sequence ATGCGCCGCGTGGCACTGAGCGTGGCGCTGGCGCTGGGCGCGGGGCTGGCCGGCGGCGGGGGCGAGGCCTCCGCCGCCGCGTCGGCGCCGCACTCGGCGGGGCAGGTGACGTACGGGACGTGGGGCGACAGCGCGCTCCCGCGCCGGTGGCGGCTGTTCGTGCCGACGCGCCGCGACGCGGCGCGGCCGGCGCCGCTGCTCGTGCTGCTGCACGGCTGCACGCAGGACGCGGACGACCTCGCGCGCGGCACGCGGATGGACGAGGTCGCGGAGCGCGACGGGTTCGCGGTGCTGTACCCCGAGCAGCCGGCCGCCGCGAACGGGTTGAAGTGCTGGAACTGGTTCGACGCGGCGCACACGCGGCGCGACGCGGGCGAGCCGGCGCTGCTGGCGGGGCTGATCGCGCGCGTGGCGGCGGAGCAGAAGGCCGACCCCGCACGCGTCCATGTCGCCGGCATCTCGGCCGGTGGCGCGATGGCGCTGATCCTCGCGTCGTCGTATCCGGAGCGGTTCGCGTCGGTCACGTCGGCGAGCGGGATGCCGGTGGGCGCGGTCACGAGCGCCGCGCAGGCCTGGCAGGTGATGAAGGCCGGCGCGACGGTCGAGCAGTCGTCGCCGCAGGCCGTGCGTGAGCGGATGGGCGCGCATGCGCGCGCGCTGCCCCTGCTCGTGCTGCACGGCGGCGCGGACGCGACCGTGGTGCCGGCGAACGGACGGCGCGCGGCGGAGCAGTGGGCGGCGGCGATCGGCGCGACGCCGCGCGAGCCGCGCACGGTGCCGGCCGACGGCGCGACGCGCGGCTGGCAGCAGCTCGGCTGGCGTGATGCGACCGGGCGTGATGTGGTGGAGTACGTGGAGATCGCGGGGCTCGGGCACGCGTGGTCCGGTGGATCGAAGGAGGGCACGTACTCGGACGCGACGGGTCCGGCAGCGAGCGACATGGTCGCGGCCTTCATCGCGCGGCACACGCTGCCCACCGCCGTCCGGAAGGAGTGA